The following proteins come from a genomic window of Synechococcus sp. MW101C3:
- the trpA gene encoding tryptophan synthase subunit alpha: MSATPSSNVAASGTTAIQARFSQLQAQGRCALMPFLMAGDPDLATTAATLLALQEAGADLIELGIPYSDPLADGPVIQAAASRALAAGTTPGKVLDMLTGLRGQLTTPLVLFTYSNPLLNRGMDTFCREAAAAGAAGLVVPDLPLEEAERLSPIAAAEGLDLVLLVAPTTPSERMGRIAAASRGFTYLVSVTGVTGVRAAMELRVGGLVQQLKAMGPTPVAVGFGISGPEQARQVRDWGADGAIVGSALVKVMAAAASAAESVPAAAGAYLTGLRQALDS, encoded by the coding sequence ATGAGCGCCACCCCGTCCAGCAATGTCGCCGCCAGCGGCACCACGGCCATCCAGGCACGGTTCAGCCAGCTGCAGGCGCAGGGCCGTTGCGCCTTGATGCCGTTCCTGATGGCTGGTGATCCGGATCTGGCCACCACCGCCGCCACCCTGCTCGCCCTTCAGGAGGCCGGCGCCGACCTGATCGAGCTGGGCATCCCCTACAGCGATCCGCTGGCCGATGGCCCGGTGATCCAGGCGGCCGCCAGCCGCGCCCTCGCCGCCGGCACCACGCCGGGCAAGGTGCTCGACATGCTCACCGGCCTGCGCGGTCAGCTCACCACTCCCCTGGTGCTGTTCACCTACAGCAACCCGCTGCTCAACCGCGGCATGGACACCTTCTGCCGTGAGGCCGCCGCTGCCGGCGCCGCCGGCCTGGTGGTGCCGGATCTGCCGTTGGAGGAAGCGGAGCGGCTCTCGCCGATCGCCGCGGCGGAGGGGCTTGATCTGGTGCTGCTGGTGGCCCCCACCACCCCATCCGAGCGCATGGGGCGCATCGCCGCCGCCAGCCGGGGCTTCACCTATCTGGTCAGCGTCACCGGGGTCACCGGTGTGCGTGCGGCGATGGAACTGCGCGTGGGCGGCCTGGTGCAGCAACTCAAGGCCATGGGGCCCACGCCGGTGGCCGTGGGCTTCGGCATCTCCGGGCCGGAGCAGGCCCGCCAGGTGCGCGATTGGGGCGCCGATGGCGCGATCGTGGGCAGCGCGCTGGTGAAGGTGATGGCAGCGGCAGCGTCCGCTGCGGAGTCGGTGCCGGCGGCGGCAGGTGCCTATCTGACCGGCCTGCGCCAGGCCCTCGACAGCTGA
- a CDS encoding DUF3007 family protein: MTRGQALLLGLGVFGLGGLGYWGFKAAGFEGFSAGIAAEAVLILIVLGWTGSYLLRVVTGKMTFMEQRRQYRAGYDAITAEQLQKEFDALSPAEQERLLREIGQLKDDASL; this comes from the coding sequence ATGACGCGCGGCCAGGCACTGCTGCTTGGGCTTGGCGTGTTCGGCCTCGGTGGCCTTGGCTACTGGGGGTTCAAGGCGGCCGGCTTCGAGGGCTTTTCGGCCGGCATCGCCGCCGAGGCTGTTCTGATCTTGATCGTGCTCGGCTGGACGGGCAGTTACCTGCTGCGGGTGGTCACCGGCAAGATGACCTTCATGGAGCAGCGCCGCCAGTACCGCGCCGGCTACGACGCCATCACCGCCGAGCAGCTCCAGAAGGAGTTCGACGCCCTCAGCCCTGCCGAGCAGGAACGCCTGCTGCGTGAGATCGGCCAGCTCAAGGACGACGCCAGTCTTTGA
- the ndhL gene encoding NAD(P)H-quinone oxidoreductase subunit L, with amino-acid sequence MPLPGFLSTLPLDTLLVLGAYLLLGGAYLVVVPLVLFFWMNKRWMVMGKIERTAVYGLVFLFFPGMIVFSPFLNFRLAGQGE; translated from the coding sequence GTGCCGTTGCCCGGGTTTCTCAGCACCCTGCCGCTTGACACCCTGCTGGTGCTCGGTGCCTACCTGCTGCTTGGCGGGGCCTATCTGGTGGTGGTGCCGCTGGTCCTCTTCTTCTGGATGAACAAGCGCTGGATGGTGATGGGCAAGATCGAGCGCACGGCCGTCTACGGCCTGGTGTTCCTGTTCTTCCCGGGCATGATCGTGTTTTCGCCCTTCCTCAACTTCAGGCTTGCCGGCCAGGGCGAATGA
- a CDS encoding IS3 family transposase, producing the protein MELEWLKKSLSCSDARELRKLVDHDHPEFNIGRQCALLSLPRSTLYYQPTAVRESTLRIMARIDALYLEDPCSGSRRLVDYLAREGIPISRDRVRNLMRRTGLRAIYQKPRTTVPGKPSERFPCLVDLKQVTRVDQVWATDITYIPLQKGFLYLVAIVDLFSRDVRSWKLS; encoded by the coding sequence ATGGAGCTGGAGTGGCTCAAAAAAAGTCTCAGCTGCTCTGATGCCCGTGAACTGCGCAAGCTGGTCGATCACGACCATCCAGAGTTCAACATCGGCAGGCAATGTGCGCTGCTGAGCCTCCCCAGGTCCACGCTCTACTACCAGCCAACTGCGGTGCGGGAATCGACCCTGCGGATCATGGCCAGGATTGACGCCCTCTACCTGGAGGATCCCTGCAGCGGCAGCCGCCGGTTGGTGGACTACCTGGCCAGAGAGGGGATCCCGATCAGCCGTGACCGGGTGCGAAACCTCATGCGTCGCACGGGTTTACGGGCGATCTACCAGAAGCCCCGCACCACCGTGCCCGGCAAGCCATCGGAGCGGTTTCCCTGCCTGGTGGATCTCAAGCAGGTCACCCGGGTGGATCAGGTCTGGGCGACCGACATCACCTACATCCCGCTGCAGAAGGGATTCCTCTACCTGGTGGCAATCGTGGACCTTTTCTCCAGAGACGTACGCAGCTGGAAGCTCTCGTAG
- a CDS encoding transposase, which translates to MHLHAYSDGWEAEISLARFLWRYCHVRPHSSLGGRTPHEVYAEIEPCSSRPELTMSGARSVQ; encoded by the coding sequence GTGCACCTGCACGCCTACAGCGATGGCTGGGAGGCTGAAATCAGCCTGGCCCGATTCCTGTGGAGGTACTGCCATGTAAGGCCACACAGCTCCCTGGGAGGCAGAACTCCCCATGAGGTCTACGCTGAGATCGAACCCTGTTCCTCCCGCCCGGAGTTAACGATGTCAGGGGCCAGATCTGTCCAGTAA
- a CDS encoding EAL domain-containing protein: MDPRSDQLDIHFQPIISLKQTAVVGLEALARPKHMGVGQLFAQARKEGRLLALDRRCRTLAMERYRDLNLPRSLRPFLFLNFESSLIDEGVEGSGALLEATLATGLEPSDIVIELNETKVQNTVTLKRFVERHRELGFLIAIDDMGTGHSNLPRIAELRPHIIKIDRSLIAGVESDFFKQETMKSLVLLGKTIGTLVVAEGVETQAELDTCAALGAEFFQGYHFARAKPSADLHLAVLQPALMEAACRQRAKAVATIQARHKESFDLITLALAGCERLRHSAASAFDSGLANWVSSNTAIEAAYLLDGDGLQISNTHLGRGLRPSGNRLFTPATRGTDHANKEYFFSLIDTGLHQYITDTYISLATGQPCRTLAMRLEHASGTSFVLCIDQRLSDDNLVEGSRQTG, translated from the coding sequence ATGGACCCTCGATCGGATCAGCTGGACATTCACTTTCAACCAATCATCTCCCTCAAGCAAACCGCTGTCGTGGGCCTCGAGGCCCTCGCGCGACCGAAGCACATGGGTGTCGGACAGCTGTTCGCCCAGGCCCGCAAGGAAGGCAGGCTGCTGGCACTCGATCGCCGCTGCCGCACCCTTGCCATGGAGCGTTACCGGGATCTCAACCTGCCCCGGTCCCTGCGACCCTTTCTGTTTCTCAACTTCGAAAGCTCATTGATCGACGAGGGGGTGGAGGGCTCTGGAGCTCTGCTTGAGGCCACCCTGGCCACGGGTCTGGAACCCAGTGACATCGTGATCGAGCTCAACGAAACCAAAGTGCAAAACACGGTGACCCTGAAGCGCTTCGTGGAGCGCCATCGTGAACTCGGTTTCCTGATCGCTATCGACGACATGGGAACCGGCCACAGCAACCTGCCCCGCATCGCCGAATTGCGGCCCCACATCATCAAGATCGACCGCAGTCTCATCGCCGGAGTCGAAAGCGACTTCTTCAAACAGGAAACCATGAAGTCACTGGTCCTACTCGGAAAGACCATCGGCACCCTGGTGGTGGCCGAAGGGGTGGAAACCCAGGCAGAACTGGACACATGCGCCGCCCTCGGAGCGGAGTTCTTTCAGGGTTATCACTTTGCGCGCGCCAAGCCATCGGCGGATCTGCACTTGGCGGTCCTGCAGCCAGCGCTGATGGAAGCCGCCTGCCGCCAGCGGGCCAAGGCCGTGGCCACCATCCAGGCCCGGCACAAGGAGAGCTTCGATTTGATCACTCTGGCCCTCGCAGGATGTGAACGCCTACGCCACAGCGCTGCCAGCGCGTTCGACAGCGGCCTTGCCAACTGGGTGAGTAGCAACACCGCCATCGAAGCGGCCTACCTGCTCGACGGGGACGGCCTGCAGATCAGCAACACACACCTGGGCAGGGGGCTACGCCCGTCCGGGAACCGCCTGTTCACGCCCGCCACGCGGGGCACCGACCACGCCAACAAGGAGTACTTCTTCAGCTTGATTGACACCGGTCTCCATCAGTACATCACTGACACTTACATCAGCTTGGCCACCGGCCAGCCCTGCCGCACCCTGGCCATGAGGCTGGAGCACGCCAGCGGCACTTCCTTCGTGCTCTGCATTGATCAACGTCTGTCCGACGACAATCTGGTTGAGGGTTCGCGCCAAACAGGTTGA
- a CDS encoding bifunctional diguanylate cyclase/phosphodiesterase has product MHPLLGALLKPRRLPSLWQRQRPWSLLHSWWKDERHSLNRAKARLPGLAALLLLTPLLGLEIARRSDNIRIEKDTQRREQLEVVMAALLSVKRTVFDWGHWDDAYEFAAGRNPGFVSLDVASTSLFDGEARMVIFGPGGKTLLTYSRGIRRRHAATTNSHGVGGGMPQELIRCARDQLPALVTLNSFRRLACPSDDGQLYMGVITPLTDNASLRPARGALVLFEPLLKSDYGPNLSGSLSQLGEAVQFMATDDDAAAARAGVELVEPPIHSNDRQRLGLRRQPVLPIVARSLADDLLLILAIVAGLLVFRILLVLERRRQKVLRCKVERRAAQRIRRACRDLDALLEGVGKGPEGLPDGPSETHVLARLIHSGIETAPDSDPLLLPEHEAATMESRLAEVADRFQHFLRSARSLALFDSLTQLPNRRYFIEQLQIEVQRAHRSRQASAILFVDVDKFKNINDTYGHDAGDAALVITAQRLQDQIRGGDFLARYGGDEFAILMAPYAGPDRSGGDLRSQARQLAQRVAKAFEDSFQVAGVSIEISLSIGIATVEPDETDIEACIKRSDIAMYQAKQHKHSRISIFEANAATTELDDYSLYSDLMRALRQGELRMLFQPIVDGSDTIHGVEALARWHHPQQGDVSPEVFIALAERYRQMDILGEELVRLAIEGFVRLRQQLGPELQLAVNVTPSQLSHPNIVDRLLGLLAWEGIPFHLLTLEITERSVLESTDTVAGNIRLLQDQGVRLALDDFGIGYSSLNLLITLKPNGLKIDKSFVTAMHVNPFANQIVTMIAGLASRMELDLVAEGVDNPDTLVLLQNLGLRFFQGFLYCSPLSVEGVLARYSSGSGSQAALSARPPSGPA; this is encoded by the coding sequence ATGCATCCTCTGCTCGGGGCACTTCTCAAGCCACGGCGACTTCCCTCTCTGTGGCAGCGGCAGCGCCCGTGGTCTCTGCTGCACTCCTGGTGGAAAGACGAGCGGCACTCGCTGAACCGGGCCAAAGCCCGCCTGCCCGGCCTGGCCGCCCTGCTGCTGCTCACCCCGCTGCTCGGCCTAGAGATCGCCCGGCGCAGTGACAACATCAGGATTGAAAAAGACACCCAGCGCCGTGAACAGCTGGAGGTGGTGATGGCGGCGCTGCTGAGCGTCAAGCGCACCGTCTTCGACTGGGGCCACTGGGACGACGCCTACGAGTTCGCCGCCGGCCGCAATCCCGGCTTCGTCAGCCTCGACGTGGCCAGCACCTCGCTGTTCGATGGCGAGGCCCGCATGGTGATCTTCGGCCCCGGCGGCAAGACCCTGCTCACCTACAGCCGCGGCATCCGCCGCCGCCATGCGGCCACCACCAACAGCCATGGAGTCGGTGGCGGTATGCCGCAGGAGCTGATCCGCTGCGCCCGCGATCAGCTGCCCGCCCTCGTCACGCTGAACAGCTTCCGCCGCCTCGCTTGCCCCAGCGACGACGGCCAGCTCTACATGGGTGTGATCACGCCTCTCACCGATAACGCCAGCCTGCGGCCCGCCCGCGGCGCCCTGGTGTTGTTCGAACCGCTGCTCAAATCCGACTACGGCCCCAACCTCAGCGGCAGCCTCAGCCAGCTCGGGGAGGCCGTGCAGTTCATGGCTACGGACGACGACGCCGCGGCCGCCCGCGCCGGTGTCGAACTGGTGGAACCGCCAATCCACTCCAACGATCGCCAGCGGCTCGGCCTGCGCCGCCAACCGGTGCTGCCCATTGTGGCCCGCTCCCTGGCCGACGATCTTCTGCTGATCCTTGCCATTGTCGCCGGCCTGCTCGTCTTCCGCATCCTCCTGGTGCTGGAGCGGCGGCGGCAGAAGGTACTGCGGTGCAAGGTGGAGCGCCGCGCCGCCCAGCGCATCCGCCGGGCCTGCCGCGACCTCGACGCCCTGCTGGAGGGGGTGGGGAAGGGGCCCGAGGGCCTCCCCGATGGGCCCTCCGAAACGCACGTGCTGGCCCGGCTGATCCACAGCGGAATAGAAACCGCCCCAGACAGCGATCCGCTCCTGTTACCCGAGCATGAGGCGGCCACCATGGAGTCCAGGCTCGCCGAGGTGGCGGACCGCTTTCAGCATTTTCTGCGGTCGGCCCGCTCGCTCGCTCTGTTCGATTCGCTCACCCAGCTGCCCAATCGTCGCTACTTCATCGAGCAGCTTCAGATCGAAGTGCAGCGGGCCCACCGCAGCCGCCAGGCCTCCGCGATCCTGTTCGTGGATGTCGACAAGTTCAAGAACATCAACGACACCTACGGCCACGATGCCGGCGATGCCGCCCTGGTGATCACCGCCCAGCGGCTCCAGGATCAGATCCGCGGCGGTGATTTCCTCGCCCGCTACGGCGGTGACGAGTTCGCCATCCTCATGGCCCCGTACGCCGGTCCCGACCGCTCTGGCGGCGACCTGCGCAGCCAGGCCCGCCAGTTGGCCCAGCGGGTGGCCAAGGCCTTCGAAGACAGCTTTCAGGTGGCAGGGGTCTCGATCGAGATCAGCCTCAGCATCGGCATCGCCACGGTGGAGCCCGACGAAACCGACATCGAGGCGTGCATCAAGCGCTCCGACATCGCCATGTACCAGGCGAAGCAGCACAAGCACAGCCGCATCTCCATCTTCGAAGCCAACGCCGCCACCACCGAGCTCGACGACTACAGCCTCTATTCCGACCTGATGCGGGCCCTGCGCCAGGGTGAGCTGCGCATGCTGTTCCAGCCGATCGTCGATGGCTCCGACACCATCCACGGCGTGGAAGCCTTGGCCCGCTGGCACCACCCCCAGCAGGGCGATGTTTCACCGGAGGTGTTCATCGCCCTGGCGGAGCGCTACCGCCAAATGGACATCCTCGGCGAGGAACTGGTGCGCCTTGCGATCGAGGGCTTCGTGCGCCTGCGCCAGCAGCTCGGCCCGGAGCTCCAGCTCGCCGTCAACGTCACCCCGTCGCAACTCTCGCACCCCAACATTGTGGATCGGCTGCTGGGCCTGCTCGCCTGGGAGGGGATCCCCTTCCACCTCCTCACTTTGGAGATCACCGAACGCTCGGTGCTGGAGTCCACCGACACCGTGGCTGGCAACATCCGCCTGCTTCAGGACCAGGGGGTGCGCCTGGCCCTCGACGACTTCGGCATCGGGTATTCCTCGCTCAACCTGCTCATCACCCTCAAGCCCAACGGCCTCAAGATCGACAAATCATTCGTGACGGCGATGCACGTCAACCCCTTCGCCAATCAGATCGTCACCATGATCGCTGGCCTGGCCAGCCGCATGGAGCTTGATCTGGTGGCGGAAGGGGTCGACAACCCCGACACCCTGGTGTTGCTGCAGAACCTCGGCCTGCGCTTCTTTCAAGGCTTCCTTTACTGCAGTCCCCTCTCGGTCGAGGGCGTCCTGGCCCGCTACAGCAGCGGATCGGGTTCACAGGCGGCGCTCTCCGCCAGGCCGCCGTCAGGGCCGGCGTAA
- a CDS encoding zincin-like metallopeptidase domain-containing protein → MLGAWPVPVSYGGERACYLPQIDRIQLPERAAVRSAAGFYATWAHEVIHSTGHASRLQRDLSGRFGSKAYAREELVAELGSVLLGDQLEIGSAIENHAAYLDHWVELLKETPQLLYQVLGEVRRAVELVLLQRGDKQGTPAETDPTCQ, encoded by the coding sequence GTGCTGGGTGCCTGGCCGGTTCCCGTCAGCTATGGCGGCGAGCGGGCCTGTTACCTACCCCAGATCGATCGGATCCAGCTACCGGAGCGGGCTGCCGTTCGTTCTGCTGCTGGGTTCTACGCCACCTGGGCGCATGAGGTGATCCACTCCACCGGGCACGCCAGCCGCCTCCAGCGGGACCTGAGCGGGCGGTTCGGCTCGAAGGCCTATGCCCGAGAGGAACTGGTGGCGGAACTTGGTTCAGTGCTGCTGGGGGACCAGCTGGAGATTGGCAGCGCGATCGAAAACCACGCGGCCTACCTCGACCACTGGGTTGAGTTGCTTAAGGAGACTCCGCAGTTGCTGTACCAGGTGCTCGGAGAGGTGAGGCGTGCGGTGGAGCTGGTTCTACTTCAGAGAGGGGATAAGCAAGGGACGCCAGCAGAGACTGACCCTACATGCCAGTAA
- a CDS encoding integrase core domain-containing protein, translated as MLRSFSRPRVSNDNPYSESLFRTAKYRPDYPSRPFTSKEAACQWVTSFVDWYNHRHPPHGDHIRDTPSAPQR; from the coding sequence GTGCTCAGATCCTTCTCCAGGCCACGGGTATCCAACGACAACCCCTACTCCGAATCCCTGTTCCGCACGGCCAAATACCGGCCTGACTACCCCAGCCGGCCATTCACCAGCAAGGAGGCCGCCTGCCAGTGGGTGACCTCGTTTGTGGACTGGTACAACCACCGGCACCCGCCACACGGGGATCACATTCGTGACACCCCATCAGCGCCACAACGGTGA
- a CDS encoding sulfite exporter TauE/SafE family protein — protein MTGWMDYSLVSLAGAVCAFLNTLASSGSAVSLPMLISLGMDPEMANATNRLPVIVGCTTAVATFAQAGALPWRMALRVAGPATLGSVAGALLADAIPARNLGLAITAAVLVALILLFTKLKAALNQPPQESARFSLKEALIFFGIGTWVGFIVLDGATYLLLALVLVVRLPLTAANAVKNLVLIPTTLVSLLVFARDGHVAWLPGGAMAFGSIGGGMLAARLALLPAARVWVFRLLVVVIAGELIQISQHFLHRPA, from the coding sequence ATGACTGGTTGGATGGACTACAGCCTCGTCAGCCTGGCCGGGGCCGTCTGCGCCTTTCTGAACACCCTGGCCTCCAGCGGGTCTGCGGTGAGCCTGCCGATGCTGATCTCCCTGGGCATGGATCCGGAGATGGCCAACGCCACCAACCGCCTGCCGGTGATCGTGGGCTGCACCACGGCCGTTGCCACCTTCGCGCAAGCCGGTGCCCTGCCCTGGCGGATGGCCCTGCGGGTGGCCGGCCCGGCGACGCTCGGCAGTGTGGCTGGTGCCTTGCTGGCCGATGCGATACCGGCGCGGAATCTGGGGCTGGCGATCACGGCTGCCGTACTGGTGGCCCTGATCCTGCTGTTCACCAAACTGAAGGCCGCCCTGAACCAGCCGCCCCAGGAATCGGCCCGGTTCAGTCTCAAGGAAGCGCTGATCTTCTTCGGCATCGGCACCTGGGTGGGGTTCATCGTGCTCGACGGCGCCACTTACCTTCTCCTGGCTCTCGTGCTGGTGGTGCGCCTCCCCCTCACGGCGGCCAACGCCGTCAAGAACCTGGTACTGATTCCAACCACCCTGGTGTCTCTGCTGGTGTTTGCCCGCGATGGCCATGTGGCCTGGCTGCCCGGCGGCGCCATGGCATTCGGCAGCATCGGCGGCGGCATGCTGGCTGCTCGCCTCGCCCTGTTGCCGGCCGCCCGGGTCTGGGTGTTTCGCCTGTTGGTGGTGGTGATCGCGGGGGAACTGATCCAGATCAGCCAGCACTTCCTGCACCGCCCTGCCTGA
- a CDS encoding pyridoxamine 5'-phosphate oxidase family protein: MTEHYLHRHLTPAVAAAQFQAYGQSQAGPMAPQPDRLGAREVAFISARDSFYLASLTESGAPYIQHRGGPVGFLRVIDERTLGFADYAGNRQLLSTGHVRADPRVALFLMHYRARRRLKIDAEAEEVPLHVNPAPNQATWLRPQDAEAGAVERLFRLKVVAFDWNCPQFITPRFTATDVEERERALRERIATLEQQLLERQRPARDQSQQGEELRDG, encoded by the coding sequence ATGACCGAGCACTACCTGCATCGCCATCTCACTCCCGCGGTGGCTGCGGCGCAGTTCCAGGCCTACGGGCAGAGCCAGGCTGGCCCGATGGCACCGCAACCGGATCGGCTGGGGGCACGGGAGGTCGCTTTCATCAGTGCCCGCGACAGTTTCTATCTCGCCAGCCTCACCGAATCAGGCGCCCCCTATATCCAGCACCGAGGTGGGCCGGTGGGCTTCCTGCGGGTGATTGATGAGCGCACCCTGGGATTTGCCGATTACGCCGGCAACAGGCAACTGCTCTCCACCGGTCATGTGCGAGCCGATCCACGGGTGGCCCTGTTCCTGATGCATTACCGCGCCAGGCGACGGCTCAAAATCGATGCTGAGGCTGAAGAGGTTCCGCTTCACGTGAATCCAGCGCCAAACCAGGCGACGTGGCTGCGGCCGCAGGATGCTGAGGCCGGTGCAGTGGAGCGCCTGTTTCGCCTCAAGGTGGTGGCCTTCGACTGGAACTGCCCCCAATTCATCACGCCCCGCTTCACGGCAACAGACGTGGAGGAGCGGGAACGGGCTCTGCGCGAGCGCATCGCCACCCTTGAGCAGCAACTGCTTGAACGTCAACGCCCCGCAAGGGATCAAAGCCAGCAAGGAGAGGAACTCCGGGATGGCTGA
- a CDS encoding glutathione S-transferase family protein → MLRLHGHELSGNSAKVRLLLDLLGVPYEWVRVDLMKGEHKQPPFLALNPFGQVPVLEEGASVLSDAQAILYYLAVRQGDGQWLPVDPYEQAKVVRWLSTAAGEVRQGPENARLFHRFGVKSLSIERAREKSSFILGQLDRHLSDRQWLELERPTIADIAVFPYIALAGEGGIGLTPYPDVLAWIRRIQALPGYAPIAGLDAELSL, encoded by the coding sequence ATGCTTCGTCTCCACGGCCATGAACTCTCCGGCAACAGCGCCAAGGTGCGCCTCCTGCTCGACCTTCTTGGCGTGCCCTACGAGTGGGTGCGTGTCGATCTGATGAAGGGAGAACACAAGCAGCCGCCCTTCCTGGCGCTCAACCCCTTCGGCCAGGTACCCGTTCTGGAAGAGGGGGCCAGCGTCCTTTCCGACGCCCAGGCGATCCTTTACTACCTGGCAGTCCGACAAGGGGATGGTCAGTGGCTTCCCGTCGACCCTTACGAGCAGGCCAAGGTGGTGCGCTGGCTCTCCACGGCCGCCGGTGAGGTACGGCAAGGCCCAGAAAACGCCCGCCTGTTTCACCGCTTCGGGGTGAAAAGCCTTTCGATCGAGCGCGCCCGGGAGAAGTCCAGCTTCATCCTCGGACAACTCGACCGGCACCTGAGCGATCGCCAGTGGCTGGAGCTGGAACGGCCGACGATCGCGGACATCGCTGTGTTCCCCTACATCGCTTTGGCAGGAGAGGGGGGGATCGGTCTCACGCCCTATCCCGATGTCCTGGCCTGGATCCGGCGGATTCAGGCGCTGCCGGGCTACGCCCCGATCGCGGGCCTTGATGCAGAGCTGAGCCTGTAG
- a CDS encoding TetR/AcrR family transcriptional regulator, producing the protein MAERAASTKPAPDRTRTARASAKREDLLNTAQELFARQGYRAVGIDTLLAEAGVAKMTLYKQFGSKEELIAAVLERLAGQITSSLTTRLTQAQGGSHGRVLAVFDWLADWVRSPTFHGCLFIKAASEYPDAGDRPRQAAEAFKAGCRELLTGQCRDLGVADPERLASHLHLLLEGALVLCFLERDSRAAIHAREAAAVLLNAA; encoded by the coding sequence ATGGCTGAGAGGGCCGCCAGCACCAAGCCAGCACCAGACAGAACCCGTACGGCCAGGGCCTCGGCCAAGCGCGAAGACCTGTTGAACACGGCCCAGGAGCTGTTTGCCCGCCAGGGCTACCGGGCCGTGGGGATCGACACGCTGCTCGCCGAAGCTGGCGTAGCCAAGATGACCCTGTACAAGCAGTTCGGCTCGAAGGAAGAGCTGATCGCCGCCGTGCTCGAGCGCCTGGCCGGCCAGATCACCAGCAGCCTCACCACCCGCCTCACGCAGGCACAGGGGGGAAGCCATGGCCGGGTTCTGGCGGTGTTCGACTGGCTGGCCGATTGGGTCCGCTCACCCACCTTCCACGGCTGCCTGTTCATCAAAGCGGCCAGCGAATACCCCGACGCAGGTGATCGTCCACGCCAGGCCGCGGAAGCCTTCAAGGCCGGCTGCCGGGAGCTGCTGACAGGGCAATGCCGCGACCTGGGCGTCGCTGATCCAGAGCGCCTCGCCTCACACCTTCACCTCTTACTGGAGGGTGCCCTGGTGCTGTGCTTCCTGGAGCGCGATTCCAGAGCTGCCATCCACGCCAGGGAAGCGGCCGCGGTTCTCCTCAACGCCGCTTGA